One Pyrus communis chromosome 13, drPyrComm1.1, whole genome shotgun sequence genomic window carries:
- the LOC137711920 gene encoding dynamin-related protein 4C-like isoform X1, whose product MRGARHKKSSSTVQTGEGSLAMVQAELDVIPLNTAPIVSSYNDKIRPLLDAVDKLRNLMVMDEGIQLPTIVVVGDQSSGKSSVLESLAGISLPRGQGICTRVPLIMRLQHHSSPQPEFSLEYSGRVDRTDEENIAEDIVKATSSIAGGGKGISNTPLTLLVKKNGVPDLTMVDLPGITRVPVHGQPENIYDQIKDMIMEYIKPEESIILNVLSATVDFTTCESIRMSQSVDKTGERTLAVVTKVDKAPEGLIEKVTGDDVNIGLGYVCVRNWIGDETYEEAGAMAHELFQTHPLLSKIDKSIVGIPVLAHKLVHIQANSIAKNLPDIVKKINDRLNFCIMELNKMPKSLSSVAEAMTAFMQIIGLAKESLRKILLRGEFEEYAEDNRMHCTARLVEMLNEYLDELHRCPESDAKSNFLMEEIKILEENKGISLPNFLPRNAFHIILQRKVNGISSIPIAFVEQVWSYIEEAVISVLMRNSENYYQLQLSARRAGHNLMAKMKERSIKWMLELVEMEKLTDYTCDADYVSEWNKLMASQNSFVHGVLTDENKPSIIAIEGIGEVEVGVLKKYPHVLAQAYDLKMRMTAYWKVVLRRFVDFMALHLQLSVFNLVNKEMEAEIVNELMGPYGGGIERMLEESPAVAVKREKLNKSIKKLRDSKEVVAKIMDSIITYGD is encoded by the coding sequence ATGAGAGGAGCAAGGCACAAGAAATCGAGTTCTACAGTTCAAACTGGGGAAGGCTCCCTTGCAATGGTTCAAGCAGAACTAGACGTAATACCTCTCAACACCGCACCTATTGTGTCGTCCTACAATGACAAGATCCGTCCTCTTCTGGATGCAGTAGACAAGTTACGCAACTTGATGGTGATGGATGAAGGAATTCAGCTGCCAACGATTGTGGTGGTGGGTGATCAGTCATCCGGCAAGTCAAGCGTGCTTGAATCCTTGGCCGGTATCAGCCTCCCTCGGGGCCAAGGCATCTGCACGAGAGTGCCTCTTATAATGAGGCTGCAACACCACTCGAGTCCTCAGCCTGAATTTTCCTTGGAGTACAGTGGCAGAGTTGATCgtactgatgaagaaaatattgcCGAAGATATTGTGAAAGCTACAAGTTCTATTGCAGGGGGGGGTAAGGGAATTTCCAACACCCCACTGACTTTGTTGGTGAAGAAGAATGGGGTTCCGGATCTGACTATGGTTGATCTTCCGGGTATCACTAGGGTTCCGGTCCATGGTCAACCTGAAAATATTTATGATCAGATCAAAGATATGATCATGGAGTATATTAAGCCGGAAGAAAGTATTATTCTGAATGTATTGTCTGCTACGGTGGATTTTACGACGTGTGAGTCAATCCGGATGTCACAAAGTGTGGATAAAACTGGTGAGAGGACGCTCGCTGTGGTTACGAAAGTGGACAAGGCACCAGAAGGACTAATTGAGAAGGTCACTGGAGATGACGTTAACATTGGTCTTGGTTATGTCTGTGTAAGGAACTGGATTGGTGACGAAACTTATGAGGAGGCAGGGGCGATGGCTCATGAATTATTTCAAACCCATCCGCTGCTTTCGAAAATTGACAAATCCATTGTCGGTATTCCAGTTTTAGCACACAAGCTAGTCCATATTCAAGCAAACAGCATAGCAAAAAATTTACCCGATATagtgaagaagatcaatgacagGCTGAATTTTTGCATTATGGAACTGAATAAAATGCCCAAGAGTCTTTCGTCTGTTGCTGAGGCCATGACGGCCTTTATGCAAATCATTGGCTTGGCTAAGGAATCGCTTAGGAAGATTCTTTTGAGAGGAGAATTTGAGGAGTACGCGGAAGACAATCGCATGCACTGCACTGCTAGATTGGTTGAGATGCTCAACGAGTACTTGGATGAACTTCACAGATGTCCTGAAAGTGATGCAAAGAGCAACTTCTTGATGGAGGAAATCAAGATCTTGGAGGAGAACAAAGGTATTTCACTTCCGAACTTTCTTCCGCGCAATGCTTTCCACATTATCTTGCAGAGAAAAGTGAATGGAATTTCAAGTATTCCGATTGCATTTGTGGAACAAGTGTGGAGCTACATTGAAGAGGCGGTTATTTCTGTCTTGATGCGTAATTCGGAGAACTATTATCAGCTGCAGCTGTCAGCAAGGCGTGCCGGCCATAATCTAATGGCCAAGATGAAGGAAAGGTCAATCAAGTGGATGCTGGAGCTTGTAGAGATGGAAAAGCTGACGGATTATACATGCGACGCTGATTATGTTTCCGAATGGAACAAGTTGATGGCTAGTCAAAATTCATTCGTTCATGGAGTCTTAACTGATGAGAATAAACCTTCTATCATAGCCATAGAAGGCATCGGGGAAGTTGAAGTCGGTGTTCTGAAGAAGTATCCGCATGTTTTAGCTCAAGCTTATGACCTTAAAATGAGAATGACTGCCTATTGGAAGGTTGTTTTGAGGAGGTTTGTGGACTTCATGGCATTGCACTTGCAGCTGTCTGTTTTTAACCTTGTGAACAAAGAGATGGAAGCTGAGATTGTGAATGAGTTGATGGGACCTTACGGCGGGGGAATCGAGAGGATGTTGGAGGAGTCGCCGGCAGTGGCAGTGAAGCGTGAGAAGCTTAACAAAAGCATAAAAAAGCTGAGGGATTCTAAGGAGGTAGTGGCCAAGATAATGGACAGCATTATCACTTATGGGGATTAA
- the LOC137711920 gene encoding dynamin-related protein 4C-like isoform X3, whose protein sequence is MRGARHKKSSSTVQTGEGSLAMVQAELDVIPLNTAPIVSSYNDKIRPLLDAVDKLRNLMVMDEGIQLPTIVVVGDQSSGKSSVLESLAGISLPRGQGICTRVPLIMRLQHHSSPQPEFSLEYSGRVDRTDEENIAEDIVKATSSIAGGGKGISNTPLTLLVKKNGVPDLTMVDLPGITRVPVHGQPENIYDQIKDMIMEYIKPEESIILNVLSATVDFTTCESIRMSQSVDKTGERTLAVVTKVDKAPEGLIEKVTGDDVNIGLGYVCVRNWIGDETYEEAGAMAHELFQTHPLLSKIDKSIVGIPVLAHKLVHIQANSIAKNLPDIVKKINDRLNFCIMELNKMPKSLSSVAEAMTAFMQIIGLAKESLRKILLRGEFEEYAEDNRMHCTARLILEENKGISLPNFLPRNAFHIILQRKVNGISSIPIAFVEQVWSYIEEAVISVLMRNSENYYQLQLSARRAGHNLMAKMKERSIKWMLELVEMEKLTDYTCDADYVSEWNKLMASIGEVEVGVLKKYPHVLAQAYDLKMRMTAYWKVVLRRFVDFMALHLQLSVFNLVNKEMEAEIVNELMGPYGGGIERMLEESPAVAVKREKLNKSIKKLRDSKEVVAKIMDSIITYGD, encoded by the exons ATGAGAGGAGCAAGGCACAAGAAATCGAGTTCTACAGTTCAAACTGGGGAAGGCTCCCTTGCAATGGTTCAAGCAGAACTAGACGTAATACCTCTCAACACCGCACCTATTGTGTCGTCCTACAATGACAAGATCCGTCCTCTTCTGGATGCAGTAGACAAGTTACGCAACTTGATGGTGATGGATGAAGGAATTCAGCTGCCAACGATTGTGGTGGTGGGTGATCAGTCATCCGGCAAGTCAAGCGTGCTTGAATCCTTGGCCGGTATCAGCCTCCCTCGGGGCCAAGGCATCTGCACGAGAGTGCCTCTTATAATGAGGCTGCAACACCACTCGAGTCCTCAGCCTGAATTTTCCTTGGAGTACAGTGGCAGAGTTGATCgtactgatgaagaaaatattgcCGAAGATATTGTGAAAGCTACAAGTTCTATTGCAGGGGGGGGTAAGGGAATTTCCAACACCCCACTGACTTTGTTGGTGAAGAAGAATGGGGTTCCGGATCTGACTATGGTTGATCTTCCGGGTATCACTAGGGTTCCGGTCCATGGTCAACCTGAAAATATTTATGATCAGATCAAAGATATGATCATGGAGTATATTAAGCCGGAAGAAAGTATTATTCTGAATGTATTGTCTGCTACGGTGGATTTTACGACGTGTGAGTCAATCCGGATGTCACAAAGTGTGGATAAAACTGGTGAGAGGACGCTCGCTGTGGTTACGAAAGTGGACAAGGCACCAGAAGGACTAATTGAGAAGGTCACTGGAGATGACGTTAACATTGGTCTTGGTTATGTCTGTGTAAGGAACTGGATTGGTGACGAAACTTATGAGGAGGCAGGGGCGATGGCTCATGAATTATTTCAAACCCATCCGCTGCTTTCGAAAATTGACAAATCCATTGTCGGTATTCCAGTTTTAGCACACAAGCTAGTCCATATTCAAGCAAACAGCATAGCAAAAAATTTACCCGATATagtgaagaagatcaatgacagGCTGAATTTTTGCATTATGGAACTGAATAAAATGCCCAAGAGTCTTTCGTCTGTTGCTGAGGCCATGACGGCCTTTATGCAAATCATTGGCTTGGCTAAGGAATCGCTTAGGAAGATTCTTTTGAGAGGAGAATTTGAGGAGTACGCGGAAGACAATCGCATGCACTGCACTGCTAGATTG ATCTTGGAGGAGAACAAAGGTATTTCACTTCCGAACTTTCTTCCGCGCAATGCTTTCCACATTATCTTGCAGAGAAAAGTGAATGGAATTTCAAGTATTCCGATTGCATTTGTGGAACAAGTGTGGAGCTACATTGAAGAGGCGGTTATTTCTGTCTTGATGCGTAATTCGGAGAACTATTATCAGCTGCAGCTGTCAGCAAGGCGTGCCGGCCATAATCTAATGGCCAAGATGAAGGAAAGGTCAATCAAGTGGATGCTGGAGCTTGTAGAGATGGAAAAGCTGACGGATTATACATGCGACGCTGATTATGTTTCCGAATGGAACAAGTTGATGGCTA GCATCGGGGAAGTTGAAGTCGGTGTTCTGAAGAAGTATCCGCATGTTTTAGCTCAAGCTTATGACCTTAAAATGAGAATGACTGCCTATTGGAAGGTTGTTTTGAGGAGGTTTGTGGACTTCATGGCATTGCACTTGCAGCTGTCTGTTTTTAACCTTGTGAACAAAGAGATGGAAGCTGAGATTGTGAATGAGTTGATGGGACCTTACGGCGGGGGAATCGAGAGGATGTTGGAGGAGTCGCCGGCAGTGGCAGTGAAGCGTGAGAAGCTTAACAAAAGCATAAAAAAGCTGAGGGATTCTAAGGAGGTAGTGGCCAAGATAATGGACAGCATTATCACTTATGGGGATTAA
- the LOC137711920 gene encoding dynamin-related protein 4C-like isoform X2, whose translation MRGARHKKSSSTVQTGEGSLAMVQAELDVIPLNTAPIVSSYNDKIRPLLDAVDKLRNLMVMDEGIQLPTIVVVGDQSSGKSSVLESLAGISLPRGQGICTRVPLIMRLQHHSSPQPEFSLEYSGRVDRTDEENIAEDIVKATSSIAGGGKGISNTPLTLLVKKNGVPDLTMVDLPGITRVPVHGQPENIYDQIKDMIMEYIKPEESIILNVLSATVDFTTCESIRMSQSVDKTGERTLAVVTKVDKAPEGLIEKVTGDDVNIGLGYVCVRNWIGDETYEEAGAMAHELFQTHPLLSKIDKSIVGIPVLAHKLVHIQANSIAKNLPDIVKKINDRLNFCIMELNKMPKSLSSVAEAMTAFMQIIGLAKESLRKILLRGEFEEYAEDNRMHCTARLVEMLNEYLDELHRCPESDAKSNFLMEEIKILEENKGISLPNFLPRNAFHIILQRKVNGISSIPIAFVEQVWSYIEEAVISVLMRNSENYYQLQLSARRAGHNLMAKMKERSINENKPSIIAIEGIGEVEVGVLKKYPHVLAQAYDLKMRMTAYWKVVLRRFVDFMALHLQLSVFNLVNKEMEAEIVNELMGPYGGGIERMLEESPAVAVKREKLNKSIKKLRDSKEVVAKIMDSIITYGD comes from the exons ATGAGAGGAGCAAGGCACAAGAAATCGAGTTCTACAGTTCAAACTGGGGAAGGCTCCCTTGCAATGGTTCAAGCAGAACTAGACGTAATACCTCTCAACACCGCACCTATTGTGTCGTCCTACAATGACAAGATCCGTCCTCTTCTGGATGCAGTAGACAAGTTACGCAACTTGATGGTGATGGATGAAGGAATTCAGCTGCCAACGATTGTGGTGGTGGGTGATCAGTCATCCGGCAAGTCAAGCGTGCTTGAATCCTTGGCCGGTATCAGCCTCCCTCGGGGCCAAGGCATCTGCACGAGAGTGCCTCTTATAATGAGGCTGCAACACCACTCGAGTCCTCAGCCTGAATTTTCCTTGGAGTACAGTGGCAGAGTTGATCgtactgatgaagaaaatattgcCGAAGATATTGTGAAAGCTACAAGTTCTATTGCAGGGGGGGGTAAGGGAATTTCCAACACCCCACTGACTTTGTTGGTGAAGAAGAATGGGGTTCCGGATCTGACTATGGTTGATCTTCCGGGTATCACTAGGGTTCCGGTCCATGGTCAACCTGAAAATATTTATGATCAGATCAAAGATATGATCATGGAGTATATTAAGCCGGAAGAAAGTATTATTCTGAATGTATTGTCTGCTACGGTGGATTTTACGACGTGTGAGTCAATCCGGATGTCACAAAGTGTGGATAAAACTGGTGAGAGGACGCTCGCTGTGGTTACGAAAGTGGACAAGGCACCAGAAGGACTAATTGAGAAGGTCACTGGAGATGACGTTAACATTGGTCTTGGTTATGTCTGTGTAAGGAACTGGATTGGTGACGAAACTTATGAGGAGGCAGGGGCGATGGCTCATGAATTATTTCAAACCCATCCGCTGCTTTCGAAAATTGACAAATCCATTGTCGGTATTCCAGTTTTAGCACACAAGCTAGTCCATATTCAAGCAAACAGCATAGCAAAAAATTTACCCGATATagtgaagaagatcaatgacagGCTGAATTTTTGCATTATGGAACTGAATAAAATGCCCAAGAGTCTTTCGTCTGTTGCTGAGGCCATGACGGCCTTTATGCAAATCATTGGCTTGGCTAAGGAATCGCTTAGGAAGATTCTTTTGAGAGGAGAATTTGAGGAGTACGCGGAAGACAATCGCATGCACTGCACTGCTAGATTGGTTGAGATGCTCAACGAGTACTTGGATGAACTTCACAGATGTCCTGAAAGTGATGCAAAGAGCAACTTCTTGATGGAGGAAATCAAGATCTTGGAGGAGAACAAAGGTATTTCACTTCCGAACTTTCTTCCGCGCAATGCTTTCCACATTATCTTGCAGAGAAAAGTGAATGGAATTTCAAGTATTCCGATTGCATTTGTGGAACAAGTGTGGAGCTACATTGAAGAGGCGGTTATTTCTGTCTTGATGCGTAATTCGGAGAACTATTATCAGCTGCAGCTGTCAGCAAGGCGTGCCGGCCATAATCTAATGGCCAAGATGAAGGAAAGGTCAATCA ATGAGAATAAACCTTCTATCATAGCCATAGAAGGCATCGGGGAAGTTGAAGTCGGTGTTCTGAAGAAGTATCCGCATGTTTTAGCTCAAGCTTATGACCTTAAAATGAGAATGACTGCCTATTGGAAGGTTGTTTTGAGGAGGTTTGTGGACTTCATGGCATTGCACTTGCAGCTGTCTGTTTTTAACCTTGTGAACAAAGAGATGGAAGCTGAGATTGTGAATGAGTTGATGGGACCTTACGGCGGGGGAATCGAGAGGATGTTGGAGGAGTCGCCGGCAGTGGCAGTGAAGCGTGAGAAGCTTAACAAAAGCATAAAAAAGCTGAGGGATTCTAAGGAGGTAGTGGCCAAGATAATGGACAGCATTATCACTTATGGGGATTAA
- the LOC137713704 gene encoding protein PNS1-like, translating to MASLETTTNIHMQVQVRPSSVNQIKTQEPIDIPTETTTAGQFLRRFFKLLFYLHLIFITIFVIFLTLYGLIFTTRTRHFRPLEYYPPLLTAIGCSATVAFIWQWITSSSPSKAIQVAFSLSPLLTCAVGVLLIYISSRVSLAAGVIAIVCALIQSLYGCWVSPRFNYAIRVLSVSTAFPPPKTTILVIQSIFVSILYLCLLVAGIGRATAIRSSWKALFIAVILLSMAWTMQVIKNTLLVTISRIKYMNFAFGIEIDTREASRDTIKHFTGSICIGSILVPVLGVVRGSARAMKLIAGDTDEFLFSCANCYSGMASTLVMYGNRWGFVHVGAYNKGFVQASSDTWEKFENEGLKELIDSDLTGSFCFLSGVAVGAICSLVSGTWALIIHKSYATEVSIYAFFIGYFMCRVAMAWPQACVSSYYVAYSEDPQSVRFDSTIPARIEELQRFQA from the exons ATGGCAAGTTTAGAGACCACCACGAACATCCACATGCAAGTTCAAGTCAGACCTTCATCCGTAAACCAAATCAAG ACGCAAGAACCTATCGACATTCCAACCGAAACAACCACGGCAGGACAATTCCTCAGGAGGTTCTTTAAACTTCTTTTTTACTTGCACTTGATTTTCATCACCATCTTCGTAATCTTCCTTACGCTCTATGGCCTTATCTTCACCACTCGCACTCGCCATTTCCGACCCCTCGAGTATTACCCTCCATTGCTCACTGCAATTGGGTGTTCTGCAACTGTTGCTTTCATATGGCAGTGGATCACTAGCTCAAGCCCTTCAAAAGCCATCCAGGTAGCCTTCTCGCTCAGCCCTCTGCTAACATGCGCAGTTGGTGTACTACTTATATACataagttctcgtgtaagtttgGCAGCGGGTGTGATTGCCATCGTTTGTGCCCTCATTCAGTCTCTGTATGGCTGTTGGGTCAGTCCCCGTTTTAACTACGCCATTCGAGTTTTATCAGTTTCCACTGCTTTTCCTCCTCCGAAAACTACAATACTAGTCATTCAATCAATTTTCGTCAGCATTCTTTACTTGTGTCTCTTGGTTGCCGGCATTGGAAGAGCCACTGCCATCAGAAGTAGTTGGAAGGCCCTGTTCATCGCAGTAATATTGCTAAGCATGGCATGGACGATGCAGGTAATCAAGAACACGCTGCTAGTTACCATCTCACGAATCAAGTATATGAACTTCGCATTTGGAATAGAGATTGACACACGTGAGGCTTCCCGCGACACCATTAAGCACTTTACTGGGAGTATTTGCATCGGCTCCATCTTGGTTCCGGTTCTTGGGGTTGTTCGTGGCTCAGCCCGAGCCATGAAACTGATTGCAGGGGACACCGACGAGTTTCTGTTTTCGTGTGCCAACTGCTATTCAGGAATGGCTTCGACGCTGGTGATGTACGGGAATCGCTGGGGTTTTGTGCACGTAGGAGCGTATAATAAGGGGTTTGTGCAGGCATCATCAGATACTTGGGAGAAGTTCGAGAACGAAGGACTGAAAGAATTAATCGACTCGGATCTCACCGGATCGTTCTGTTTTCTTTCTGGGGTGGCAGTAGGTGCAATCTGCAGCCTAGTGAGCGGGACCTGGGCTCTTATAATTCACAAAAGCTATGCTACAGAAGTTTCGATATACGCATTCTTCATCGGATATTTCATG TGTCGGGTTGCTATGGCATGGCCGCAAGCATGTGTTTCGTCTTACTACGTGGCGTATTCAGAGGATCCACAGAGCGTTAGATTTGATTCGACCATACCTGCTCGTATTGAAGAGCTCCAGAGATTCCAAGCATAA